The following proteins are encoded in a genomic region of Primulina huaijiensis isolate GDHJ02 chromosome 3, ASM1229523v2, whole genome shotgun sequence:
- the LOC140973194 gene encoding putative axial regulator YABBY 2 isoform X4 produces MEPAKMSGENSSDRFCYVHCNFCNTILVVNVPCSSLFNIVTVRCGHCANLLSVNVGALLQSFYLQDFQKQHSSHIPGGVKDNIGSSSRSNMFATFQAEHVQPKTPPIRPPEKRQRVPSAYNRFIKEEIQRIKASNPEISHREAFSTAAKNWAHFPHIQFGLKLEANNKQPTN; encoded by the exons ATGGAACCGGCTAAAATGTCAGGGGAAAATTCCTCCGACCGTTTTTGTTACGTTCACTGCAACTTCTGCAACACCATTCTAGTG GTTAATGTTCCATGCAGCAGCTTGTTCAACATTGTGACCGTGAGATGCGGGCACTGCGCAAATCTGCTGTCTGTTAATGTGGGAGCATTGCTTCAGTCTTTTTACCTTCAAGATTTCCAG AAACAACATTCCAGCCATATTCCTGGTGGTGTTAAGGACAATATCGGATCATCTTCCAGGAGCAACATGTTTGCTACATTCCAGGCTGAACATGTACAACCTAAGACACCTCCAATCCGAC CTCCAGAGAAAAGACAACGCGTCCCGTCTGCATACAACAGGTTCATAAA GGAAGAGATTCAGAGGATTAAGGCTAGCAACCCTGAAATTAGCCACAGAGAAGCTTTTAGTACAGCCGCAAAAAAT TGGGCACATTTTCCTCACATTCAATTTGGACTGAAGCTGGAAGCCAACAACAAACAACCAACTAATTGA
- the LOC140973194 gene encoding putative axial regulator YABBY 2 isoform X1, whose product MEPAKMSGENSSDRFCYVHCNFCNTILVVNVPCSSLFNIVTVRCGHCANLLSVNVGALLQSFYLQDFQIQKQHSSHIPGGVKDNIGSSSRSNMFATFQAEHVQPKTPPIRPPEKRQRVPSAYNRFIKEEIQRIKASNPEISHREAFSTAAKNQWAHFPHIQFGLKLEANNKQPTN is encoded by the exons ATGGAACCGGCTAAAATGTCAGGGGAAAATTCCTCCGACCGTTTTTGTTACGTTCACTGCAACTTCTGCAACACCATTCTAGTG GTTAATGTTCCATGCAGCAGCTTGTTCAACATTGTGACCGTGAGATGCGGGCACTGCGCAAATCTGCTGTCTGTTAATGTGGGAGCATTGCTTCAGTCTTTTTACCTTCAAGATTTCCAG ATACAGAAACAACATTCCAGCCATATTCCTGGTGGTGTTAAGGACAATATCGGATCATCTTCCAGGAGCAACATGTTTGCTACATTCCAGGCTGAACATGTACAACCTAAGACACCTCCAATCCGAC CTCCAGAGAAAAGACAACGCGTCCCGTCTGCATACAACAGGTTCATAAA GGAAGAGATTCAGAGGATTAAGGCTAGCAACCCTGAAATTAGCCACAGAGAAGCTTTTAGTACAGCCGCAAAAAAT CAGTGGGCACATTTTCCTCACATTCAATTTGGACTGAAGCTGGAAGCCAACAACAAACAACCAACTAATTGA
- the LOC140973194 gene encoding putative axial regulator YABBY 2 isoform X2: MEPAKMSGENSSDRFCYVHCNFCNTILVVNVPCSSLFNIVTVRCGHCANLLSVNVGALLQSFYLQDFQIQKQHSSHIPGGVKDNIGSSSRSNMFATFQAEHVQPKTPPIRPPEKRQRVPSAYNRFIKEEIQRIKASNPEISHREAFSTAAKNWAHFPHIQFGLKLEANNKQPTN, translated from the exons ATGGAACCGGCTAAAATGTCAGGGGAAAATTCCTCCGACCGTTTTTGTTACGTTCACTGCAACTTCTGCAACACCATTCTAGTG GTTAATGTTCCATGCAGCAGCTTGTTCAACATTGTGACCGTGAGATGCGGGCACTGCGCAAATCTGCTGTCTGTTAATGTGGGAGCATTGCTTCAGTCTTTTTACCTTCAAGATTTCCAG ATACAGAAACAACATTCCAGCCATATTCCTGGTGGTGTTAAGGACAATATCGGATCATCTTCCAGGAGCAACATGTTTGCTACATTCCAGGCTGAACATGTACAACCTAAGACACCTCCAATCCGAC CTCCAGAGAAAAGACAACGCGTCCCGTCTGCATACAACAGGTTCATAAA GGAAGAGATTCAGAGGATTAAGGCTAGCAACCCTGAAATTAGCCACAGAGAAGCTTTTAGTACAGCCGCAAAAAAT TGGGCACATTTTCCTCACATTCAATTTGGACTGAAGCTGGAAGCCAACAACAAACAACCAACTAATTGA
- the LOC140972112 gene encoding protein FAF-like, chloroplastic has protein sequence MSVRKSLRHLSASVLSVQVEGKEPMKQGIVTILGSDFERSYKGSSLRRTLSADMSSKKWLSQNGFFLPVKKVCSSQEVVVVPDNDSSSSESEEKFEKNPTQDDVWRSIQSQKKVHKQEETNVWETILTRKSENLAARGLLPPPYIHPLVKRSASAMSERSLKICTESLGSETGSDEFCSYASSTTLSNGDDAKEERERAVQEAAKIKAVDPFEDLHMVKYKNAPARPIPPALSSISGGDGAPSLYMHAYRKNGRLVLEAVSVPARKSFHAKREDGRLVLTLIDRLHSQVNEAENRGQEFEKVFDDMKEDGGSIGEGKLDLGCHDDDSEEVDEEEEEEEAPEVMTENFELSMHQNESMQKSALLMKKFMGLGNKNTNYCHGFNKSAKLIEEELTIPQSLPPRPPSVARLIPSSSPPQPVPAATTFNAYEYFWRNKTSTVQATVLKNYTINGANQVMEVKKGNKIGCFVPNLRGCNKEPRRSLVIWEPCCIATS, from the coding sequence ATGTCTGTGAGAAAGAGCTTGCGTCACCTTTCTGCTTCAGTGCTATCTGTACAAGTTGAGGGGAAGGAACCAATGAAACAAGGTATAGTCACCATTCTTGGCTCAGATTTTGAGAGAAGTTACAAAGGATCCTCCTTGAGAAGAACACTCTCAGCTGATATGTCTTCCAAGAAATGGCTTTCCCAAAATGGGTTTTTCTTGCCTGTGAAAAAGGTCTGTTCTTCTCAAGAAGTGGTGGTCGTCCCGGATAATGATTCTTCTTCATCTGAGAGTGAAGAAAAATTTGAGAAGAATCCGACACAAGACGACGTTTGGAGGTCAATTCAATCTCAGAAAAAGGTGCATAAACAAGAAGAAACAAATGTTTGGGAAACAATTCTTACACGAAAGAGTGAAAATTTAGCTGCCAGAGGTCTCTTGCCACCACCTTATATTCATCCTCTTGTGAAAAGATCAGCAAGCGCCATGAGTGAAAGGAGTCTTAAAATTTGCACTGAGAGTCTTGGATCCGAGACTGGGTCTGATGAGTTCTGTTCATACGCTTCTTCAACAACTCTGAGCAATGGGGATGACGCTAAAGAAGAGAGGGAAAGGGCTGTACAAGAAGCTGCTAAAATCAAGGCGGTGGATCCCTTCGAGGATTTGCATATGGTGAAGTACAAGAATGCTCCGGCACGGCCAATTCCACCGGCACTATCTTCCATTTCTGGTGGAGATGGAGCGCCTTCACTCTACATGCATGCATACAGGAAAAATGGTAGGTTGGTTCTTGAAGCTGTTTCTGTCCCAGCAAGAAAAAGTTTCCACGCTAAACGTGAAGATGGGCGCCTTGTTTTAACTTTGATTGATCGTCTCCATTCTCAAGTAAATGAAGCAGAAAATAGGGGGCAAGAATTTGAAAAGGTGTTTGATGATATGAAGGAGGATGGTGGAAGTATTGGAGAGGGGAAGTTGGATCTCGGCTGCCATGATGATGATAGTGAAGAGGTGgatgaggaggaggaggaggaggaagcCCCGGAGGTGATGactgaaaattttgaactttcaaTGCATCAAAACGAAAGTATGCAAAAATCAGCTCTGCTGATGAAAAAATTCATGGGATTAGGCAACAAGAACACAAATTACTGCCACGGGTTCAACAAGTCAGCCAAATTAATAGAGGAAGAACTCACTATCCCACAATCACTCCCACCACGGCCGCCATCTGTGGCACGTCTCATCCCATCTTCATCACCACCACAGCCAGTACCTGCAGCTACAACATTCAATGCCTATGAGTACTTCTGGCGGAACAAGACCAGTACCGTGCAAGCTACAGTCCTAAAAAACTACACGATAAATGGTGCAAATCAAGTAATGGAAGTCAAGAAAGGAAACAAAATAGGGTGTTTTGTTCCTAATCTGAGGGGCTGCAATAAGGAGCCAAGAAGATCTCTAGTAATATGGGAGCCATGCTGCATTGCAACCTCCTAA
- the LOC140973194 gene encoding putative axial regulator YABBY 2 isoform X3 produces MEPAKMSGENSSDRFCYVHCNFCNTILVVNVPCSSLFNIVTVRCGHCANLLSVNVGALLQSFYLQDFQKQHSSHIPGGVKDNIGSSSRSNMFATFQAEHVQPKTPPIRPPEKRQRVPSAYNRFIKEEIQRIKASNPEISHREAFSTAAKNQWAHFPHIQFGLKLEANNKQPTN; encoded by the exons ATGGAACCGGCTAAAATGTCAGGGGAAAATTCCTCCGACCGTTTTTGTTACGTTCACTGCAACTTCTGCAACACCATTCTAGTG GTTAATGTTCCATGCAGCAGCTTGTTCAACATTGTGACCGTGAGATGCGGGCACTGCGCAAATCTGCTGTCTGTTAATGTGGGAGCATTGCTTCAGTCTTTTTACCTTCAAGATTTCCAG AAACAACATTCCAGCCATATTCCTGGTGGTGTTAAGGACAATATCGGATCATCTTCCAGGAGCAACATGTTTGCTACATTCCAGGCTGAACATGTACAACCTAAGACACCTCCAATCCGAC CTCCAGAGAAAAGACAACGCGTCCCGTCTGCATACAACAGGTTCATAAA GGAAGAGATTCAGAGGATTAAGGCTAGCAACCCTGAAATTAGCCACAGAGAAGCTTTTAGTACAGCCGCAAAAAAT CAGTGGGCACATTTTCCTCACATTCAATTTGGACTGAAGCTGGAAGCCAACAACAAACAACCAACTAATTGA